One region of Gigantopelta aegis isolate Gae_Host chromosome 7, Gae_host_genome, whole genome shotgun sequence genomic DNA includes:
- the LOC121377009 gene encoding LOW QUALITY PROTEIN: uncharacterized protein LOC121377009 (The sequence of the model RefSeq protein was modified relative to this genomic sequence to represent the inferred CDS: substituted 1 base at 1 genomic stop codon): MVKRCAWGRCKSDERYESGQHLTFIPFPKPKTQRXFFFKWIRLCGRPHSQLNVDNINKHKYVCSKHFVGERGPTEIHPDPVAADGSRSTPPRPPSKKRRLQDISMESNTDATRPYDNENAPPTELHKDESTQTDENWVSPLDLLVHSAESHKLRKHLEETTMQNDELLKKVQEQKTRITELEKRLEDREKFGFDSVRRREGKLKDLFQYYTGLKLLRLLALLDYFAPSDDCISYRKSRRDIRRIVFFYVCVDCGIILA; encoded by the exons ATGGTGAAGCGATGTGCTTGGGGGAGATGCAAATCGGATGAACGGTACGAAAGTGGACAGCATTTGACATTTATACCGTTTCCGAAGCCGAAAACGCAacgataatttttttttaaatggattcGACTATGCGGACGACCACACTCTCAACTAAATGTTGATAACATAAACAAGCACAAGTATGTTTGTTCAAAG CATTTTGTTGGAGAGAGAGGCCCAACAGAGATACACCCTGATCCAGTAGCTGCAGATGGGAGTCGATCAACACCGCCAAGGCCCCCATCAAAGAAACGGCGATTACAGGATATTTCAATGGAAAGTAATACAGA TGCCACCAGACCCTATGACAATGAAAATGCTCCACCTACAGAACTCCATAAAGATGAAAGTACTCAAACTGATGAAAACT GGGTTTCCCCACTTGATCTCCTGGTACATAGTGCAGAGAGTCACAAACTTCGAAAACATTTAGAAGAGACAACAATGCAAAATGATGAATTGCTTAAGAAAGTACAAGAACAGAAGACACGAATAACAGAATTAGAGAAAAGATTAGAAGATAGAGAAAAATTTGGTTTTGATAGTGTCCGTAGAAGAGAGGGAAAACTGAAAGATCTGTTCCAGTATTATACAGGATTAAAGCTGTTAAGACTTCTTGCACTCCTTGATTATTTTGCACCAAGTGATGATTGCATTTCTTACAGAAAAAGTAGGCGTGACATTAGAAGGATTGTCTTTTTCTATGTTTGTGTAGATTGCGGCATAATTTTGGCCTAA